GGGCCGCGAATGTCGTAGCAGACGTTGGCGAGCTTGTTCGATTTGCTGACCTGCATGGCGATGTGATCCTGAAAATGAACGATCCAGACGGTGGGGACACTACCGTACTGCGAATCCTGCGGGGCCCGCACCCATAAATACGTTTGAATGCCGGTAGCGCGGGTGCCAGACTGGCGTTTTGAAGAGGCGCAATCATACGTGCCGCCTGATCCATGGAAAAGACACAGATCAGGCTTTTTCAGTTGCCGAGGTGTACCGATGGAAAAGTTGCAGAAAACCGTTGAAGAATGGAAGGCGATGCTCGATCCGGAGCAATACAACGTGTGCCGTCTCAAGGGCACCGAGCGACCTTTCAGCGGCAAGTACAACGCCACCAAGACGGACGGTGTGTACCACTGCATTTGCTGCAACGAGCCGCTGTTCGACTCCACCACCAAGTTCGACTCCGGCTGCGGCTGGCCCAGCTTCTACGCGCCGATTGCCGACAGCGCGATGATCGAGATCCGTGACGTCAGCCACGGCATGATCCGCACCGAAGTCACCTGCGCCAAATGCGATGCCCACCTGGGGCACGTGTTCCCGGACGGCCCGCCGCCGACCGGCCTGCGTTACTGCATCAACTCGGTGTGCCTGGACCTGGTGCCGCGCTAGGTCTGCCAGCGCTCCTGCGGATAACGCGGGAGCGCCCTATAGCGGGCTATCATTCCGGTCAATTCAATTGCACACAATTTAATTGCCTACTATGTTTATCCTTCTTTCCACCAGACTGAGGCATTGCCATGAGCAACAACCTGCTGAGCATCCCTTGCACCACCATCAAGGGGGAGCAAAAGACTTTGGCCGATTTCGCCGGCAAGGCCATCCTGGTGGTCAATACCGCCAGCAAGTGCGGTTTCACCCCGCAATACAAGGGCCTGGAGCAGCTTTGGCAGCAATACAAGGATCAAGGGTTGGTGGTGTTGGGTTTCCCCTGCAATCAGTTCGGCAAGCAGGAACCGGGTAACGAAGGCGCGATTTCCGAATTCTGCGAGCTGAACTTCGGTGTCAGCTTCCCACTGTTCAAGAAGATCGACGTAAATGGCAGCGACGCCCACCCATTGTTCGTGCAACTGAAACAACAGGCGCCGGGTTTGCTCGGTTCCAAGGGCATCAAGTGGAACTTCACCAAGTTCCTCATCGGCCGCGATGGCCAGGTAGTCAAGCGCTTTGCGCCGACCACCAAGCCGCAGGACCTGACCCAAGAGATCGAAGCCCTGCTCAAATGACCGTCTCCCTGGCGCTCGACCATCAACTGTGTTTCAAGCTCTACGCCGCCTCCAGGGCGGTGACCCGCGCGTACAAGCCCATGCTTGATCAGTTGGGCCTGACCTACCCGCAATACCTGGTGATGTTGGTGTTGTGGGAGTGGCACGTCGCAACGCCGCTGCAACCCACGGTCAAGGCGTTGGGTGAGCGCTTGATGCTGGATTCCGGCACGCTGACGCCGCTGCTCAAGCGCCTTGAGCAACTCAGTCTGGTCAGGCGCCAGCGCAGCGCCAAGGATGAGCGGGAAGTGCACTTGAGCCTGAGCGAAACCGGTGTGCAGCTGCGTGACCAGACTCATGGCCTCAAGACGCGGCTGCTGTGCGACAGCGGTATCGACCTGAACCAGGCTGACGCGCTGCGCGAGGGCTTGGACCAGTTGCTTAGACAGATCAGAGACTTGTCGTCTTCGGCACCCACAGCTCCAGCAAGCCACTGAGTTCCTCACGCCGGAACGGCTTGGCCAGGTAGTCATTCATGCCCGCAGCCCGGCAACGCTCGCGCTCTTCGGACAGCGCGTTGGCGGTCAAGGCAACGATCGGCAGGTCTGGCCAGCGCCCGCTGCGACGGATCTGCCGACTGGCCTCATAGCCGTCCATCACCGGCATATTGCAGTCCATCAACACCAGGTCGAAGCGTTGTTCCTCAAGGAATTTGAGCGCCTCGCCACCATGGGCTGCGACGATCACTTCACACCCCAGTTTGCTGAGCATGCCTTTGGCCACTAGTTGGTTGACCGGGTTGTCCTCCACCAACAGGATGCGCGCGCGGTGTGCCAAGGGGGCAGCCTCCATCTGGATCGGGTCGAGGATCAGTTGTGCGTCGCTGCGCAAGTTACGTTGCAGGATCTGATACAGCGCATTGCGGCTCAGTGGGCGCGCCTGTTGTTGCAGCGGTGCGAGTGCCGCAACTTCTTCGCTGGGCATGAAATTGCCATAGGCGGTCACCAGCAGGATCGGCGCGTTGAGGGTGGGGCGCAGGCGAAACAGGCACTCGGGGCAGTCGGTGATCAGCAGGTCCGGGGTTTGCCCGCTCAAGTCATCATCTTGCGAGTAGCAGCGAGGTGTCAGGCCCCAGTGAGGCAGCAGGGTGGTCAGCAGTTCAGTGAGGCCGCTGCCGGCATGGGTAATGACGGTGACCTCACCCTTGAGCGGCAGTGGCTGGGCGGCGGGCAAATGGGTTGGCAGCGGCAGGTCGGCGCAAAACTGGCTACCGAAGCCCACTTCCGAACTGATGCTCAGTCGGCCTTTCATCGCTTCACACAGGTTGTGCGTCAGCGCCAGGCCCAGGCCGGTGCCGCCGAACTGGCGAGTGATGCCGGCGCCCGCCTGGGTGAAGGGCTGGAAGATCTTCACCTGGGCTTCCTGCGCAATGCCGATGCCGGTATCGCAGACCTCGATGCGTACCTGGCCCTCCCGCGCGCTGAGGCGAACATCTACCCGTCCGAAGCGCGTGAATTTAAGGCCGTTGGACAGCAGGTTGCTGACGATCTGCCGCACGCGGGTCGGGTCGCCCAGGACCTGCGCCGGAAACTGCGGGTCGATCAGGCACGTCAGTTCGACGCTGGGCGCGGCGTTCTGTGACAACAGGTTGGCGGTGTCTTCCACCAACGAACCCAGGTCGAACGGGATACGCTCCAACTCCAACTGGCCAGCGTCGAACTTGGACAGGTCGAGGATATCGTTGAGCAACTCCACCAGCACTTTGCCTGAGTCATGGGCGATGGACAGTTGCTGACGCTGTTCGGCGTTGAGCGGGCTGTCGAGTGACAGCGCGATCATCCCCAGCAGGCCGTTGAGCGGTGTGCGGATTTCGTGGCTCATGTTGGCGAGGAACGCCGCCCGTGCCTGGGCCATGCCCAGCGCGTGCATCTTTGCCGCTTCCAACTCATCGTTGGATTGGCTCAACCGCTGGTTGCTGGCCTTGAGCTCCAGGGTGCGGGCGGACACGATGTCTTCCAGTTGTCCCAGGTATTCGGTCAACCGATCTTCGGCGTGGCGGCGTTGCTGGATCTCCGTCTCCATGTTTTCGAACTGCTGGTTGGCCACGTTCACCAGCACGCCGATCTCATCGTGCTCGTGGCCGGGCGGGCAATCCAGGCGTGCCTGCCGGCGGTTGCTCAGCTCGCGGATGATGCGCACCAGCGGCTGGGTCAGCATCACGTAGAACAAGCCCAACAGGATGCCGGTCAGCAACAGGCTGCGGACAAAGCCGTTGAGCAGGGTAATCTCGGCACGGCGCAGGAAACGGCTGCCAAAGGCATAGGTGTCGACGTCCAGGCGCAGCACCCCGAGGGACTCGTTGGGCATGTGACTAAGGAACAGCCGGTCTTCGAACTGGCGGTTGGCGCCGAACAGGAAATCGCTGACGGGGCGGTAGGTGCTCTCTTTACGTGGGCGGTCGACATCCGCCAGCACCACGCCATTGTTGTCGATCAACTGGGCATGAATGATGGCGGGGGAGTGCAGCAGGCCCAGGGCCAGTTCCTGGGCCAGTTCGGCGTCGATGTTGTAGGCGATGCGTGAGGCGGGGTTGTGGCTGATTTCGATCAGCGAGCGAATTTCACGGTTGATGGATGCGTCTTCGCTGGCATAATCAATGCCGATTTGGATCAGGCTGAGCAAGGTTCCCAAGACGAAACCGACCAGCACAGTCAATCTGGCTTGTTTATAAGACAAGCGGTGGGCGAACTTGATATCCATCGAGTGTTGAACCACTTCACGTTTCCCTTCGCCCGGCAAGCATAGCTGAACATCCACAGGTTCTGGCTTACCCGGCATGAATCGTTTTTTTACGCAGCCTCGTGCGGTCTGCCGCAGGGTTGCCAATACGCCATCTTTTGCAAGAACTTGCCAGAGGAATAATCGTGGATGCTCGATTGAATGCGTTTCTTGAACGGGCCGATGCAGTGCTCGCCCGCCTGGAACCCTTGTTACCCGCGCCCCGCCAAACCATCGATTGGAACCACTGCCTGGCTGCCCGCTGGCAGCGTGAAGGCCGCACGGGTTTCCTGTTGCCGTTGGATGTAAGCCTGGAGATGCGCCTGTCCGACCTGATCGGTGTGGACAAGCAACGTGAAACACTGGCGCGCAATACCCAGCAATTCATCGACGGCCTGCCTGCCAACCATGCACTGCTGTGGGGTTCGCGTGGCACCGGCAAATCCTCCATGGTGCGTGCCTTGCTGGCCCAGCATGCCAAGGCCGGCTTGCGCCTGATCGAAATCGAGCGCGACCATTTGGCCGACCTGCCACGCGTGGTTGAACAACTGGTCAAGCTGCCGCAGCGGTTTATCCTGTTCTGTGACGACCTGTCGTTCGAGGCCGGTGAAGGCGATTACCGCGTGCTTAAAAGCGTGCTTGACGGCTCCCTGGAGCAGGCCCCGGAAAACGTGCTGTTGTATGCCACCTCCAACCGCCGTCACCTGGTGCCGGAAAACCAGAGCGACAACGACAACTGGAAACGCGTGGACGGCGAGTTGCACCCGAGCGAAGCGGTGGAAGACAAGATTGCCTTGTCCGACCGCTTTGGCTTGTGGTTGTCGTTCTACCCCTTCACACAAGAACATTTCCTGGATGTGGTGGAGCACTGGATCGGCGAGCTGGCCAGCAAGGCCGGTTTGCAGTGGCAGCGCGATGAAGCCCTCGACATCCTGGCCGTGCGCTGGGCGACCGGACGCGGCAACCGCAACGGTCGTTGCGCTTATCAATTCGCCCGTTACTGGGTAGGCCTCAAATTGCTGGAGCTGCAACCATGATCGATCTACAAAGCGCTGGCACTGGCCTTGATGGCTACGCCATGCTCTATGCGCAACTGGAGTCGCTGCTGGCCGATGAGCGGGATTTCATTGCCAACAGTGCGCAGTTTTCTGCGTTCCTGTTCAACCAGTTGGACGACTTGAACTGGGCTGGCTTCTACCTCAACCGTAACGAAGAGCTGGTGCTGGGCCCGTTCCAGGGCCAGATCGCCTGCGTGCGCATTCCGTTTGGCCGTGGCGTGTGCGGCGCAGCGGCCGCCTCGCGGCAGACCCAGCGCGTGGAGGATGTGCATGCGTTCCCAGGGCATATCGCCTGTGACAGCGCGTCCAACAGCGAGCTGGTGGTGCCGCTGGTCAAGGACGGCCAACTGATTGGCGTCCTTGACCTCGACAGCCCGTCGGTGGCGCGTTTCACCGTCCAGGACCAGGCGGGTATCGAACAGCTGGCGGCGATCTTCCTGCGCTTGACCGACTGCTGATCACGGGAGGGGCGGCCTGCGCCCCTTACTGTCCCTCCAGGCCGTGAAGCTGCCCTTGCAGCAACCTCTCCAGTTCCAGCATGAGTTTTTCCAGGGCTTTTGCCCCGGCTTCGATCACTGCCCAGTCATCCTCACGGGCGCACGCCTGTTCAAGGGTTTCACACTGCCCAGCCAGTGGGGTCGCCTGAACAATGCGCGCAGCGCCCTTGATTTTGTGGGCCTGCTCGGTGATCTCCTGGAGCGGGGCGTGTGCACTGATCAGCGCCGCCAGTTCCTGGCGATCATGCCGACTGCTGCTCAGCAGTTCTTCCAGCAAACGCCAGCTCAACTGTGGATCGCCACCGGTAAGGGCCTCGAAGTTGCCGAGGTCCAGGTGCAGGTCAGTGGTTTGCGGGGCGATCTTTGCCAGTTGCCGTTCCAGTGCCGTGAGGCTGATCGGTTTGAACAGGCAGTCGTTCATGCCCGCGTCGGCACAACGTTGCTTCTCTTCGGGCTGGGCATTGGCGGTAAACCCCAGCACCACGCAGGGCGCCAGCTGCTCGCGCTGTTCGTACTCGCGGATCGAGCGACTCAGTTCATAGCCGTTCATGATGGGCATGTTGCAGTCGGCGATCACTAAGTCGAAACGCTCCTGGCGCCAGGCCTGGAAACCGGCGGCGCCATTCTGGGCGGCGCTGAACTGATGCCCCAGGTAGCCCAGTTGCTGGCACATCAGCAAGCGGTTTGCGGGATGGTCGTCCACGACCAGCACGTTCAGCACTGGCGCGCTTGCAGGTGCCTCAGGCTTGTATTCAAGCACCGGCTGTTCCGGCTGAAGACGGGTCATGTTCAGGCTGATATGCACCTGGGTGCCCACCATCGGCACGCTGCTGAGGCTCAATTGCCCACCCATCATCGCGCACAGGCTGCGGCAGATCACCAACCCAAGGCCGGCGCCGCTCCTGGCAAGCTGCCCGGAATTGTCGGCCTGGGCAAAGGGCTCGAACAGGCGCAACTGATCATCCCGACTGATCCCTATGCCGGTGTCCTCGACCACCAGTTTCATCTCGACCTGCTGCGCCAGCTCGGTGGGCAGCACCTCGACCTTGACTTTCACCTGGCCACGCTCGGTGAACTTGATCGCGTTGCTGACCAGGTTCGACAGCACCTGCTTGAAGCGCAGCGGGTCGATCAGGACTTCGGTGTCATCCAGGTTGGGGTTGAACTCAAGGGACAGGCTGAGGGTTTTCTGGCGTGCCAGGCCGTCGAACACGCGCACCACCGACTCGATCACCTCCCGCAGGTTGACACGCTCCGGCGCGAGGCTCAGGCGGCCGGATTCGATGCGCGCGATGTCGAGGATATCGCCGATCAGTTCGAGCAGGTCCTTGGCTGAGTTGTACGCCACTTCGATGGCCGGGCGATCGAGATGACCCTGGTCGGCGCGCTTGAGGGTGAGTTCGAGCATGCCGATCACCGCGTTCATCGGCGTGCGGATTTCATGGCTCATGGTGGCGAGGAACGTGCTCTTGGCCCGGTTGGCTTCGTCGGCGCGTTCTTTGGCTGCGCGGATTTCATCGAACAGCTGGCGTCGTTCGCTGATGTCGATCCAGCCGCCAATAATGCCTTGCACCTCTCCAGTCGAGTCACGGTAGGGCAGGATCCAGTGATAGATCGTCAGTTTCTTCCCGTGGATATGCAGCGTGCGGTCCAGGATCAGCGGGTTACCTTCGGCCATCACGCGCTGGTAGTCGGCATGGTATTGCGTCGCATCGGTTTCAAGGGCGGCGCTCATCTGGATGGCGCTTTTGCCGATCACGTCTTCGCGTTTGACGTTGAACACCTGCAAGTAGCTGTCGTTGCAGGTCTGCAGCAAGCCTTTACGGTCACGTACGTAGATGGGGTGCGGGGTTTCGTTGACCAAGGCCCGCATGAACTCGAATTGATCATTGAGGGCGCGCTCGGCCATTTTGCGATGCTTGATCTGACGGCGCATATAGGCGTTCCAGCTCAGGGAGATCAGCAGCAAAAGCCCGGTGCCGATGATGATGCGCGCGATCAGTTGGTGATAGTTGCGCCAGTAGCTGTCGGAGGCGGCGGTGTAACCGCGCCAGCGACTGTTGATGACCCCCAGCTCATCCGGTGCGATGCTCAGCATGGCCTTGTCGAGAATCGAGCTGAGTTCGGTGGCGTTGCGTGAGGTGGCCAGCGAAAATTTAGCGGGCGTGGTGCCAATACTGAAACTGATCTGGACCTTGTCCTGAAACATGGAGGACGAGAGGTAATAGTTGGCGATGACCAAGCTGTTCACGGCACCGTCGACGTGCCCTTGCACCAGCAGCTCGGCGGCTTTGAAGTTATCACCCGTTGCGACCAATTGAATGGTTGGGAAGTGCTCGCGCAGAAACGCTGCCATTGGGCTGCCTTCAGTGACGGCCACGCGCTTGCCTTCCATTTCTTCCAGGCTGGTCGCCGCCTGGTTTTCCTTGCGTGTCAACATTACGTAGGAGTTTTCCAGGTAGGGACGGCTGAAGTTCAACCGGGCTTCCCGTTCCGTGCTGGGAACGATGGCGCCAATGATGTCGGCCTTCCCTGCGTCGACCTGTTCGATCATTGACTGAACGACACGCTCACGTTGGATATCAAAACGCAGCCCTGTGCGCAGGCGAACCAGTTCCAGCAGGTCGGCGGTGATGCCGCGGAAGTTGCCATCGGCGTCGAAGAACGACAGCGGGGCAAAGGTCTCGTTCACGATCACCTTGACCACTGGATGCTCCTGTAGCCAGCGTTCTTCGCGTTGTGTCAGTTGCAGTTTCTGGTCGGTCAGCAAGATATCGCTGCCGGCGCTCCAGCGTTTGGCGATCGCTTCCCGTTCATTGGTGGGCACGGCCGTCAATACGGCGTCGACAATGCTCAATAGCGTCTGCTGGTGTTGGGGCATGGCGAAGCTGAACCCGTAGGCTTCGTGTTTGCCGAAGTTGGCCATGCGGATGTTCTTCAGGTAGCCCTTGTTGATCATGTAGTGAGTAGAGATGGTATCGCCAAGGAATACATCCGCCTGGTCGAACGCCACCGCATTCAAGGCATTTTGATAAGAGGGATAAGCGCGTAGGGTCGCCTTGGGGTACAGCTTTTCCACCTCGCTCAACGGCAGGTAGTGGTACACCAGCGCCAGGCGCATGCCGGCCAGGCCATTGGTCAGGCTGCGGGTTTCTCCTTCGCGGGTGACGAGGACCGGCTGGTCCACCGCGTAGGGCTCTGACAGCGTGAGGTTTGGGTTGGCCGCCTCAAAACCGTTGGAAGATCCC
The genomic region above belongs to Pseudomonas azotoformans and contains:
- a CDS encoding ATP-binding protein is translated as MDARLNAFLERADAVLARLEPLLPAPRQTIDWNHCLAARWQREGRTGFLLPLDVSLEMRLSDLIGVDKQRETLARNTQQFIDGLPANHALLWGSRGTGKSSMVRALLAQHAKAGLRLIEIERDHLADLPRVVEQLVKLPQRFILFCDDLSFEAGEGDYRVLKSVLDGSLEQAPENVLLYATSNRRHLVPENQSDNDNWKRVDGELHPSEAVEDKIALSDRFGLWLSFYPFTQEHFLDVVEHWIGELASKAGLQWQRDEALDILAVRWATGRGNRNGRCAYQFARYWVGLKLLELQP
- a CDS encoding MarR family winged helix-turn-helix transcriptional regulator, which translates into the protein MTVSLALDHQLCFKLYAASRAVTRAYKPMLDQLGLTYPQYLVMLVLWEWHVATPLQPTVKALGERLMLDSGTLTPLLKRLEQLSLVRRQRSAKDEREVHLSLSETGVQLRDQTHGLKTRLLCDSGIDLNQADALREGLDQLLRQIRDLSSSAPTAPASH
- a CDS encoding glutathione peroxidase produces the protein MSNNLLSIPCTTIKGEQKTLADFAGKAILVVNTASKCGFTPQYKGLEQLWQQYKDQGLVVLGFPCNQFGKQEPGNEGAISEFCELNFGVSFPLFKKIDVNGSDAHPLFVQLKQQAPGLLGSKGIKWNFTKFLIGRDGQVVKRFAPTTKPQDLTQEIEALLK
- a CDS encoding GAF domain-containing protein, with protein sequence MIDLQSAGTGLDGYAMLYAQLESLLADERDFIANSAQFSAFLFNQLDDLNWAGFYLNRNEELVLGPFQGQIACVRIPFGRGVCGAAAASRQTQRVEDVHAFPGHIACDSASNSELVVPLVKDGQLIGVLDLDSPSVARFTVQDQAGIEQLAAIFLRLTDC
- a CDS encoding transporter substrate-binding domain-containing protein produces the protein MPRRIKDYLIILSAGLCFSTVVLANPPTGPEHFALLSRAGSVQLETHLNKAQRQWLQNKRELVLGTAAPDYPPFDLTSSGRDYEGLTADYAGLLAKALALPVKVLRYPSREAAIRALETGAIDLLGSSNGFEAANPNLTLSEPYAVDQPVLVTREGETRSLTNGLAGMRLALVYHYLPLSEVEKLYPKATLRAYPSYQNALNAVAFDQADVFLGDTISTHYMINKGYLKNIRMANFGKHEAYGFSFAMPQHQQTLLSIVDAVLTAVPTNEREAIAKRWSAGSDILLTDQKLQLTQREERWLQEHPVVKVIVNETFAPLSFFDADGNFRGITADLLELVRLRTGLRFDIQRERVVQSMIEQVDAGKADIIGAIVPSTEREARLNFSRPYLENSYVMLTRKENQAATSLEEMEGKRVAVTEGSPMAAFLREHFPTIQLVATGDNFKAAELLVQGHVDGAVNSLVIANYYLSSSMFQDKVQISFSIGTTPAKFSLATSRNATELSSILDKAMLSIAPDELGVINSRWRGYTAASDSYWRNYHQLIARIIIGTGLLLLISLSWNAYMRRQIKHRKMAERALNDQFEFMRALVNETPHPIYVRDRKGLLQTCNDSYLQVFNVKREDVIGKSAIQMSAALETDATQYHADYQRVMAEGNPLILDRTLHIHGKKLTIYHWILPYRDSTGEVQGIIGGWIDISERRQLFDEIRAAKERADEANRAKSTFLATMSHEIRTPMNAVIGMLELTLKRADQGHLDRPAIEVAYNSAKDLLELIGDILDIARIESGRLSLAPERVNLREVIESVVRVFDGLARQKTLSLSLEFNPNLDDTEVLIDPLRFKQVLSNLVSNAIKFTERGQVKVKVEVLPTELAQQVEMKLVVEDTGIGISRDDQLRLFEPFAQADNSGQLARSGAGLGLVICRSLCAMMGGQLSLSSVPMVGTQVHISLNMTRLQPEQPVLEYKPEAPASAPVLNVLVVDDHPANRLLMCQQLGYLGHQFSAAQNGAAGFQAWRQERFDLVIADCNMPIMNGYELSRSIREYEQREQLAPCVVLGFTANAQPEEKQRCADAGMNDCLFKPISLTALERQLAKIAPQTTDLHLDLGNFEALTGGDPQLSWRLLEELLSSSRHDRQELAALISAHAPLQEITEQAHKIKGAARIVQATPLAGQCETLEQACAREDDWAVIEAGAKALEKLMLELERLLQGQLHGLEGQ
- the msrB gene encoding peptide-methionine (R)-S-oxide reductase MsrB, which gives rise to MEKLQKTVEEWKAMLDPEQYNVCRLKGTERPFSGKYNATKTDGVYHCICCNEPLFDSTTKFDSGCGWPSFYAPIADSAMIEIRDVSHGMIRTEVTCAKCDAHLGHVFPDGPPPTGLRYCINSVCLDLVPR
- a CDS encoding hybrid sensor histidine kinase/response regulator, with amino-acid sequence MDIKFAHRLSYKQARLTVLVGFVLGTLLSLIQIGIDYASEDASINREIRSLIEISHNPASRIAYNIDAELAQELALGLLHSPAIIHAQLIDNNGVVLADVDRPRKESTYRPVSDFLFGANRQFEDRLFLSHMPNESLGVLRLDVDTYAFGSRFLRRAEITLLNGFVRSLLLTGILLGLFYVMLTQPLVRIIRELSNRRQARLDCPPGHEHDEIGVLVNVANQQFENMETEIQQRRHAEDRLTEYLGQLEDIVSARTLELKASNQRLSQSNDELEAAKMHALGMAQARAAFLANMSHEIRTPLNGLLGMIALSLDSPLNAEQRQQLSIAHDSGKVLVELLNDILDLSKFDAGQLELERIPFDLGSLVEDTANLLSQNAAPSVELTCLIDPQFPAQVLGDPTRVRQIVSNLLSNGLKFTRFGRVDVRLSAREGQVRIEVCDTGIGIAQEAQVKIFQPFTQAGAGITRQFGGTGLGLALTHNLCEAMKGRLSISSEVGFGSQFCADLPLPTHLPAAQPLPLKGEVTVITHAGSGLTELLTTLLPHWGLTPRCYSQDDDLSGQTPDLLITDCPECLFRLRPTLNAPILLVTAYGNFMPSEEVAALAPLQQQARPLSRNALYQILQRNLRSDAQLILDPIQMEAAPLAHRARILLVEDNPVNQLVAKGMLSKLGCEVIVAAHGGEALKFLEEQRFDLVLMDCNMPVMDGYEASRQIRRSGRWPDLPIVALTANALSEERERCRAAGMNDYLAKPFRREELSGLLELWVPKTTSL